One segment of Anguilla anguilla isolate fAngAng1 chromosome 1, fAngAng1.pri, whole genome shotgun sequence DNA contains the following:
- the slc18b1 gene encoding MFS-type transporter SLC18B1 isoform X4, translated as MSRQQVLTLISVASVNFSSMICYSILGPFFPYEAKKKGASQTVIGLIFGCYALCNLMGSLILGKYIVQIGAKFMLVSGLFVSSVCTILFGLLDKVPGTTTFVALCFIIRSIDALGFAAAMTSSFAISAKVFPNNIATVLGSLEIFTGLGLILGPPFGGMLYQSFGYELPFISLGCVLFLMVPFNMYMLPAFDAVPSTDSFFRLFTLPKVFLICFVVFTLSSGLGFLDATLSIFATEKFSMSPGYVGLLLLGVSLPYCLSSPLLGVVSDKFPSVRKWLMVLGGLATALGFCLLGPAPFLHIQSQLWLLIFMLTIIGFSLGMTGIPTFPEILNCAYENGFEEGLSTLGLVSGLFGAVWSIGMFFGPTFGGFMTQTMNFEWAATVEGVIGFLASILLGIYFITERVQTNRPSRVIDGETPEESAPLLGQSPTYSVQTQYQ; from the exons ATGTCAAGACAACAGGTCCTCACACTGATATCAGTTGCATCTGTAAATTTCAGTTCAATGATATGTTACTCCATACTGGGACCATTTTTCCCCTATGAG GCAAAGAAGAAAGGGGCCAGTCAAACTGTTATTGGCCTCATTTTTGGGTGCTATGCCTTGTGCAATTTGATGGGATCTTTAATACTGGGTAAATAT ATTGTTCAGATTGGTGCAAAATTCATGCTAGTTTCAGGTCTGTTTGTGTCATCAGTGTGCACTATTCTGTTTGG CTTGCTGGACAAAGTTCCTGGGACAACAACATTTGTAGCACTGTGTTTTATAATAAGGTCTATCGATGCTCTTGGCTTTGCAGCTGCTATGACATCCTCCTTTGCCATTTCAGCAAAAGTATTCCCCAACAATATAGCAACTGTTTTG GGCAGTTTGGAGATTTTCACTGGCCTTGGTCTGATACTGGGTCCTCCTTTCGGGGGGATGTTATATCAGTCGTTTGGATACGAGCTCCCCTTCATAAGTTTGGGCTGCGTCCTTTTTCTGATGGTTCCATTCAACATGTATATGCTACCAGCCTTTG ATGCCGTACCCTCTACGGATTCCTTTTTTAGGCTGTTCACCCTTCCAAAAGTTTTTCTCATCTGTTTTGTGGTCTTCACATTGAGCTCAGGACTAGGCTTTCTGGATGCAACTTTGTCCATTTTTGCCACTGAAAAG TTTAGTATGTCCCCTGGCTACGTGGGACTCCTGCTGCTTGGGGTGTCTCTCCCCTACTGCCTGTCATCACCTTTGCTAGGCGTTGTCAGTGACAAGTTTCCT TCCGTTAGGAAATGGCTCATGGTTCTGGGTGGCTTGGCTACAGCCTTGGGGTTTTGTTTactgggccccgccccctttcttCACATTCAGAG TCAGCTTTGGCTCTTGATATTTATGCTGACTATCATTGGCTTCTCCCTGGGAATGACTGGAATACCCACCTTCCCAGAGATCCTCAATTGTGCATA TGAAAATGGATTTGAGGAAGGCCTAAGCACGCTAGGATTGGTTTCTGGGTTGTTTGGAGCAGTGTGGTCCATTGG GATGTTCTTTGGCCCGACATTCGGTGGTTTCATGACGCAGACTATGAATTTTGAGTGGGCCGCTACCGTCGAAGGAGTAATTGGCTTTCTCGCT TCCATTCTCTTGGGCATATATTTCATAACTGAAAGAGTCCAGACAAACAG GCCTTCTCGAGTAATTGATGGTGAAACCCCAGAAGAAAGTGCTCCGCTTTTAGGTCAAAGTCCAACATACTCTGTCCAGACGCAATACCAGTGA
- the slc18b1 gene encoding MFS-type transporter SLC18B1 isoform X2, with protein MPPARTLFQVKAEKTSSSFYYHINMEPNGVRGTDSNALEETPTVTPRMSRQQVLTLISVASVNFSSMICYSILGPFFPYEAKKKGASQTVIGLIFGCYALCNLMGSLILGKYIVQIGAKFMLVSGLFVSSVCTILFGLLDKVPGTTTFVALCFIIRSIDALGFAAAMTSSFAISAKVFPNNIATVLGSLEIFTGLGLILGPPFGGMLYQSFGYELPFISLGCVLFLMVPFNMYMLPAFDAVPSTDSFFRLFTLPKVFLICFVVFTLSSGLGFLDATLSIFATEKFSMSPGYVGLLLLGVSLPYCLSSPLLGVVSDKFPSVRKWLMVLGGLATALGFCLLGPAPFLHIQSQLWLLIFMLTIIGFSLGMTGIPTFPEILNCAYENGFEEGLSTLGLVSGLFGAVWSIGMFFGPTFGGFMTQTMNFEWAATVEGVIGFLASILLGIYFITERVQTNRPSRVIDGETPEESAPLLGQSPTYSVQTQYQ; from the exons ATGCCACCGGCAAGGACGTTATTTCAGGTGAAGGCAGAGAAAACCTCAAGTAGCTTTTATTACCATATAAACATGGAACCAAACGGTGTTCGGGGAACAG ATAGCAATGCGCTAGAGGAAACCCCTACAGTAACCCCGAGGATGTCAAGACAACAGGTCCTCACACTGATATCAGTTGCATCTGTAAATTTCAGTTCAATGATATGTTACTCCATACTGGGACCATTTTTCCCCTATGAG GCAAAGAAGAAAGGGGCCAGTCAAACTGTTATTGGCCTCATTTTTGGGTGCTATGCCTTGTGCAATTTGATGGGATCTTTAATACTGGGTAAATAT ATTGTTCAGATTGGTGCAAAATTCATGCTAGTTTCAGGTCTGTTTGTGTCATCAGTGTGCACTATTCTGTTTGG CTTGCTGGACAAAGTTCCTGGGACAACAACATTTGTAGCACTGTGTTTTATAATAAGGTCTATCGATGCTCTTGGCTTTGCAGCTGCTATGACATCCTCCTTTGCCATTTCAGCAAAAGTATTCCCCAACAATATAGCAACTGTTTTG GGCAGTTTGGAGATTTTCACTGGCCTTGGTCTGATACTGGGTCCTCCTTTCGGGGGGATGTTATATCAGTCGTTTGGATACGAGCTCCCCTTCATAAGTTTGGGCTGCGTCCTTTTTCTGATGGTTCCATTCAACATGTATATGCTACCAGCCTTTG ATGCCGTACCCTCTACGGATTCCTTTTTTAGGCTGTTCACCCTTCCAAAAGTTTTTCTCATCTGTTTTGTGGTCTTCACATTGAGCTCAGGACTAGGCTTTCTGGATGCAACTTTGTCCATTTTTGCCACTGAAAAG TTTAGTATGTCCCCTGGCTACGTGGGACTCCTGCTGCTTGGGGTGTCTCTCCCCTACTGCCTGTCATCACCTTTGCTAGGCGTTGTCAGTGACAAGTTTCCT TCCGTTAGGAAATGGCTCATGGTTCTGGGTGGCTTGGCTACAGCCTTGGGGTTTTGTTTactgggccccgccccctttcttCACATTCAGAG TCAGCTTTGGCTCTTGATATTTATGCTGACTATCATTGGCTTCTCCCTGGGAATGACTGGAATACCCACCTTCCCAGAGATCCTCAATTGTGCATA TGAAAATGGATTTGAGGAAGGCCTAAGCACGCTAGGATTGGTTTCTGGGTTGTTTGGAGCAGTGTGGTCCATTGG GATGTTCTTTGGCCCGACATTCGGTGGTTTCATGACGCAGACTATGAATTTTGAGTGGGCCGCTACCGTCGAAGGAGTAATTGGCTTTCTCGCT TCCATTCTCTTGGGCATATATTTCATAACTGAAAGAGTCCAGACAAACAG GCCTTCTCGAGTAATTGATGGTGAAACCCCAGAAGAAAGTGCTCCGCTTTTAGGTCAAAGTCCAACATACTCTGTCCAGACGCAATACCAGTGA
- the slc18b1 gene encoding MFS-type transporter SLC18B1 isoform X1 yields the protein MRGGPTVARPGSFSASFSCDFGNSSWPFPSLLATSYNWTGNADSNALEETPTVTPRMSRQQVLTLISVASVNFSSMICYSILGPFFPYEAKKKGASQTVIGLIFGCYALCNLMGSLILGKYIVQIGAKFMLVSGLFVSSVCTILFGLLDKVPGTTTFVALCFIIRSIDALGFAAAMTSSFAISAKVFPNNIATVLGSLEIFTGLGLILGPPFGGMLYQSFGYELPFISLGCVLFLMVPFNMYMLPAFDAVPSTDSFFRLFTLPKVFLICFVVFTLSSGLGFLDATLSIFATEKFSMSPGYVGLLLLGVSLPYCLSSPLLGVVSDKFPSVRKWLMVLGGLATALGFCLLGPAPFLHIQSQLWLLIFMLTIIGFSLGMTGIPTFPEILNCAYENGFEEGLSTLGLVSGLFGAVWSIGMFFGPTFGGFMTQTMNFEWAATVEGVIGFLASILLGIYFITERVQTNRPSRVIDGETPEESAPLLGQSPTYSVQTQYQ from the exons ATGAGAGGTGGCCCCACAGTGGCGAGACCAGGTTCCTTCTCTGCCTCCTTTTCTTGTGACTTTGGAAACTCCAGCTGGCCCTTTCCGTCCCTACTGGCAACAAGCTATAACTGGACtggaaacgcag ATAGCAATGCGCTAGAGGAAACCCCTACAGTAACCCCGAGGATGTCAAGACAACAGGTCCTCACACTGATATCAGTTGCATCTGTAAATTTCAGTTCAATGATATGTTACTCCATACTGGGACCATTTTTCCCCTATGAG GCAAAGAAGAAAGGGGCCAGTCAAACTGTTATTGGCCTCATTTTTGGGTGCTATGCCTTGTGCAATTTGATGGGATCTTTAATACTGGGTAAATAT ATTGTTCAGATTGGTGCAAAATTCATGCTAGTTTCAGGTCTGTTTGTGTCATCAGTGTGCACTATTCTGTTTGG CTTGCTGGACAAAGTTCCTGGGACAACAACATTTGTAGCACTGTGTTTTATAATAAGGTCTATCGATGCTCTTGGCTTTGCAGCTGCTATGACATCCTCCTTTGCCATTTCAGCAAAAGTATTCCCCAACAATATAGCAACTGTTTTG GGCAGTTTGGAGATTTTCACTGGCCTTGGTCTGATACTGGGTCCTCCTTTCGGGGGGATGTTATATCAGTCGTTTGGATACGAGCTCCCCTTCATAAGTTTGGGCTGCGTCCTTTTTCTGATGGTTCCATTCAACATGTATATGCTACCAGCCTTTG ATGCCGTACCCTCTACGGATTCCTTTTTTAGGCTGTTCACCCTTCCAAAAGTTTTTCTCATCTGTTTTGTGGTCTTCACATTGAGCTCAGGACTAGGCTTTCTGGATGCAACTTTGTCCATTTTTGCCACTGAAAAG TTTAGTATGTCCCCTGGCTACGTGGGACTCCTGCTGCTTGGGGTGTCTCTCCCCTACTGCCTGTCATCACCTTTGCTAGGCGTTGTCAGTGACAAGTTTCCT TCCGTTAGGAAATGGCTCATGGTTCTGGGTGGCTTGGCTACAGCCTTGGGGTTTTGTTTactgggccccgccccctttcttCACATTCAGAG TCAGCTTTGGCTCTTGATATTTATGCTGACTATCATTGGCTTCTCCCTGGGAATGACTGGAATACCCACCTTCCCAGAGATCCTCAATTGTGCATA TGAAAATGGATTTGAGGAAGGCCTAAGCACGCTAGGATTGGTTTCTGGGTTGTTTGGAGCAGTGTGGTCCATTGG GATGTTCTTTGGCCCGACATTCGGTGGTTTCATGACGCAGACTATGAATTTTGAGTGGGCCGCTACCGTCGAAGGAGTAATTGGCTTTCTCGCT TCCATTCTCTTGGGCATATATTTCATAACTGAAAGAGTCCAGACAAACAG GCCTTCTCGAGTAATTGATGGTGAAACCCCAGAAGAAAGTGCTCCGCTTTTAGGTCAAAGTCCAACATACTCTGTCCAGACGCAATACCAGTGA
- the slc18b1 gene encoding MFS-type transporter SLC18B1 isoform X3, with the protein MRGGPTVARPGSFSASFSCDFGNSSWPFPSLLATSYNWTGNADSNALEETPTVTPRMSRQQVLTLISVASVNFSSMICYSILGPFFPYEIVQIGAKFMLVSGLFVSSVCTILFGLLDKVPGTTTFVALCFIIRSIDALGFAAAMTSSFAISAKVFPNNIATVLGSLEIFTGLGLILGPPFGGMLYQSFGYELPFISLGCVLFLMVPFNMYMLPAFDAVPSTDSFFRLFTLPKVFLICFVVFTLSSGLGFLDATLSIFATEKFSMSPGYVGLLLLGVSLPYCLSSPLLGVVSDKFPSVRKWLMVLGGLATALGFCLLGPAPFLHIQSQLWLLIFMLTIIGFSLGMTGIPTFPEILNCAYENGFEEGLSTLGLVSGLFGAVWSIGMFFGPTFGGFMTQTMNFEWAATVEGVIGFLASILLGIYFITERVQTNRPSRVIDGETPEESAPLLGQSPTYSVQTQYQ; encoded by the exons ATGAGAGGTGGCCCCACAGTGGCGAGACCAGGTTCCTTCTCTGCCTCCTTTTCTTGTGACTTTGGAAACTCCAGCTGGCCCTTTCCGTCCCTACTGGCAACAAGCTATAACTGGACtggaaacgcag ATAGCAATGCGCTAGAGGAAACCCCTACAGTAACCCCGAGGATGTCAAGACAACAGGTCCTCACACTGATATCAGTTGCATCTGTAAATTTCAGTTCAATGATATGTTACTCCATACTGGGACCATTTTTCCCCTATGAG ATTGTTCAGATTGGTGCAAAATTCATGCTAGTTTCAGGTCTGTTTGTGTCATCAGTGTGCACTATTCTGTTTGG CTTGCTGGACAAAGTTCCTGGGACAACAACATTTGTAGCACTGTGTTTTATAATAAGGTCTATCGATGCTCTTGGCTTTGCAGCTGCTATGACATCCTCCTTTGCCATTTCAGCAAAAGTATTCCCCAACAATATAGCAACTGTTTTG GGCAGTTTGGAGATTTTCACTGGCCTTGGTCTGATACTGGGTCCTCCTTTCGGGGGGATGTTATATCAGTCGTTTGGATACGAGCTCCCCTTCATAAGTTTGGGCTGCGTCCTTTTTCTGATGGTTCCATTCAACATGTATATGCTACCAGCCTTTG ATGCCGTACCCTCTACGGATTCCTTTTTTAGGCTGTTCACCCTTCCAAAAGTTTTTCTCATCTGTTTTGTGGTCTTCACATTGAGCTCAGGACTAGGCTTTCTGGATGCAACTTTGTCCATTTTTGCCACTGAAAAG TTTAGTATGTCCCCTGGCTACGTGGGACTCCTGCTGCTTGGGGTGTCTCTCCCCTACTGCCTGTCATCACCTTTGCTAGGCGTTGTCAGTGACAAGTTTCCT TCCGTTAGGAAATGGCTCATGGTTCTGGGTGGCTTGGCTACAGCCTTGGGGTTTTGTTTactgggccccgccccctttcttCACATTCAGAG TCAGCTTTGGCTCTTGATATTTATGCTGACTATCATTGGCTTCTCCCTGGGAATGACTGGAATACCCACCTTCCCAGAGATCCTCAATTGTGCATA TGAAAATGGATTTGAGGAAGGCCTAAGCACGCTAGGATTGGTTTCTGGGTTGTTTGGAGCAGTGTGGTCCATTGG GATGTTCTTTGGCCCGACATTCGGTGGTTTCATGACGCAGACTATGAATTTTGAGTGGGCCGCTACCGTCGAAGGAGTAATTGGCTTTCTCGCT TCCATTCTCTTGGGCATATATTTCATAACTGAAAGAGTCCAGACAAACAG GCCTTCTCGAGTAATTGATGGTGAAACCCCAGAAGAAAGTGCTCCGCTTTTAGGTCAAAGTCCAACATACTCTGTCCAGACGCAATACCAGTGA
- the LOC118226364 gene encoding myc target protein 1 homolog, protein MAEEKTSFILDILKTYDLDSLILAFCLSMLVGLLMGALIYIFLTWLSRRRASARITRRSRASSTSSPPHNRFGLFRHSGAFGFYRESSLDPSESPGHKPLFRATPYHPPLAIDQAEGDDGAPAASPTATAPAPARVPPVRLSSFRSDRDPPRGPRAVQTPPPPYESVLLAFEEACAVPQVRIMGSRD, encoded by the exons atggcggAGGAAAAGACAAGCTTCATTTTGGATATTCTCAAAACGTATGACTTAG ACAGCTTGATCCTGGCTTTTTGCTTGTCCATGCTGGTGGGACTCCTGATGGGAGCCCTGATCTACATCTTCCTGACCTGGCTTTCGAGACGAAGGGCCTCAGCCCGAATCACCAGACGGAGCCGCgcctcctccaccagcagccCCCCTCACAACCGCTTTGGACTCTTCCGCCACAGTGGTGCCTTCGGCTTCTATCGCGAGTCGTCACTGGATCCGTCAGAATCCCCAGGTCACAAACCCCTTTTCCGGGCCACCCCCTACCACCCGCCGCTAGCGATCGACCAGGCAGAGGGTGACGACGGTGCCCCCGCTGCGAGCCCCACCGCTACTGCGCCCGCTCCGGCTAGAGTGCCCCCGGTGCGGCTGTCCTCCTTCCGGTCCGACCGTGACCCACCAAGGGGCCCGCGAGCAGTGCagacgcccccgcccccctacgAAAGCGTTCTTCTGGCCTTCGAGGAGGCGTGCGCTGTGCCTCAGGTGAGGATCATGGGGAGCAGAGACTGA